The following proteins are encoded in a genomic region of Synechococcus sp. ROS8604:
- a CDS encoding VapE domain-containing protein — protein sequence MHKLVEKTPSGWWVDDSGWHRTPCNAGDLAAMIRGAAYKLRFNELSMEVQLDGVHVTSEWMETAYVEFQEHGWKAKKNDAYDAILQVAKKSRFHPIEQYFRRIEQDKSIKPVDLSTCAQDYFGVSGELANEMFCAFLRGAVWRVLNPGCQFDAVLTLKGPQGIRKTSALRALVPDPEWFSSSSHDQLKDQTIALHRVLITELGELEHHTGKRSAGALKNLITNPRDLQRVPYGRAYEFMPRRSVLAASVNGDDFLRDTTGNRRFWVVDLPQQQHVDVIDTDHIARNRDRIWKAAIAQYRDGLKPMLGEAHQGLSDKRNEGYSVENPFTTAVELRCLHALKASKGFSLLLAIELSLVCASIEKTDDGDRVVQRPPTTRDFQLMAECLKGLGFEREPNPTGKERTRKWRFNGTDNTGVKSRVCVN from the coding sequence ATGCACAAGCTCGTTGAGAAGACCCCATCAGGTTGGTGGGTCGACGACTCAGGCTGGCACCGCACACCCTGCAACGCCGGAGATTTAGCTGCAATGATCCGCGGTGCTGCCTACAAGCTCCGCTTCAACGAACTGTCAATGGAGGTCCAGCTCGATGGTGTGCACGTCACCTCTGAATGGATGGAGACGGCTTACGTCGAGTTCCAGGAGCACGGCTGGAAGGCAAAGAAAAACGACGCTTACGACGCGATCCTTCAGGTCGCGAAAAAGAGTCGCTTCCATCCGATCGAGCAGTACTTCAGGCGGATCGAGCAGGACAAATCCATCAAGCCGGTGGACCTGTCGACATGTGCGCAGGACTACTTCGGGGTGAGCGGTGAGTTGGCGAACGAAATGTTCTGCGCCTTTCTCAGAGGTGCCGTCTGGCGTGTTCTCAACCCTGGGTGTCAGTTCGATGCAGTCCTGACCCTTAAAGGTCCACAAGGCATTCGCAAAACCAGCGCACTAAGGGCCCTGGTGCCTGATCCGGAATGGTTCAGCTCCAGTAGCCATGACCAGCTCAAGGATCAAACCATCGCCCTTCACAGGGTGCTGATCACTGAGCTTGGTGAGCTTGAACATCACACCGGCAAGCGTTCAGCCGGTGCTCTGAAGAACCTGATCACTAACCCTCGTGATTTGCAGCGGGTGCCGTATGGACGGGCCTATGAATTCATGCCCAGGCGGTCTGTCTTGGCCGCCAGCGTTAACGGTGATGACTTCCTTCGAGACACCACAGGGAATCGCCGCTTCTGGGTTGTGGACCTGCCTCAGCAACAGCATGTCGACGTGATTGACACTGATCACATCGCCCGTAATCGAGACCGCATTTGGAAGGCTGCAATCGCGCAATATCGCGATGGACTGAAGCCGATGCTCGGCGAAGCCCATCAAGGGCTTAGCGATAAGCGAAACGAGGGTTACTCGGTCGAAAATCCATTCACAACTGCTGTTGAGTTGCGCTGTCTTCATGCCTTGAAAGCATCGAAAGGCTTTTCGCTATTGCTTGCGATTGAGCTGTCATTGGTCTGTGCATCAATCGAGAAAACCGACGATGGCGATCGTGTCGTTCAACGACCACCAACCACTCGCGATTTTCAGCTAATGGCTGAATGCCTCAAGGGCCTTGGCTTTGAACGTGAGCCAAACCCCACCGGTAAGGAGCGAACACGGAAATGGAGGTTCAATGGCACAGACAACACAGGGGTTAAGTCGAGGGTGTGTGTCAACTGA
- a CDS encoding carbamoyl-phosphate synthase, whose product MLRRLSLGLLASAISLASLPAIAQEDGSVDDLGVMSISLRGVVKPTIGFQVALQGAGTPNQAGIGGFLPLSVGENSVFFADVLANVNFADYGNDSSLINTEVAGTTISTSSRLGYRWLNGDRSWMFGLNAGYDSRPMATGDADTGVSVTDKSSVFFQQVAVNAEAVSDSWNFNAYALVPVGEKEAQLNSVFQGGSLNTYGLDVGYFITPELNASVGYYYQQGDLGSADGSGVFGRLAYEISSGLTAGVNISYDEAFETRVSADLKVQFGGAATTAQRKKVQQHPVINALTSTPSSRDVRVHDSPDLTHWRSEQGFLTNLY is encoded by the coding sequence ATGCTGCGTCGTCTCTCCCTGGGGCTGCTTGCTTCTGCCATCTCTCTTGCTTCTCTGCCCGCCATTGCGCAAGAGGACGGCAGTGTTGATGACCTTGGTGTGATGAGCATCAGCCTTAGGGGTGTTGTCAAGCCCACCATTGGGTTTCAAGTTGCATTGCAAGGAGCTGGAACACCGAATCAAGCAGGTATTGGTGGGTTCTTGCCTCTCTCTGTTGGCGAGAACAGTGTGTTCTTTGCTGATGTACTGGCGAATGTCAACTTCGCTGATTACGGCAATGACAGCAGCCTGATCAATACAGAAGTTGCTGGCACCACGATCAGCACTTCCTCAAGGCTTGGTTATCGCTGGCTGAATGGAGACCGCAGCTGGATGTTTGGGCTGAATGCTGGTTATGACAGCCGTCCGATGGCTACAGGTGATGCCGATACAGGGGTATCCGTCACAGACAAGAGCAGTGTCTTCTTCCAGCAGGTTGCTGTGAATGCAGAAGCTGTCTCAGACAGTTGGAACTTCAATGCCTATGCCTTAGTTCCGGTTGGTGAGAAAGAAGCTCAACTCAACAGCGTTTTTCAAGGCGGTTCACTCAACACCTACGGGCTTGATGTTGGTTATTTCATCACTCCTGAGCTGAATGCTTCTGTTGGCTATTACTACCAGCAAGGTGACCTTGGTTCAGCAGATGGTTCTGGCGTATTCGGACGCTTGGCTTATGAAATCAGCAGTGGTTTAACAGCTGGAGTGAATATCTCCTACGACGAGGCATTCGAGACAAGAGTTTCAGCAGACCTTAAAGTGCAATTTGGTGGTGCGGCTACAACAGCGCAACGGAAAAAAGTTCAACAACACCCTGTGATCAATGCCCTAACATCAACACCAAGCAGCCGGGATGTGAGGGTGCACGATTCACCTGATTTAACCCACTGGAGGAGCGAACAGGGATTCCTCACAAACCTGTATTGA
- a CDS encoding transposase produces the protein MGRSSRRLPPGHSFHITLRCNSRQFLIAKGLRRDVLLAVLTKAKQKVPHRLYAVCLMANHLHLLLRPDDANELPKLMHWFGWYSAMALNRLSGRCGHFWEARYYATAIAPKDHRRVLNTLRYIHANPKAAGIRKGFYDPYSNYGHYGRLACDGISEWHPSFLQLASSLKGCSKRYARFCQKYRHHAKGAAKCHWGSSMLKRLVETRGGRRSKSKRVSPGQQKLPFAFDVRLNQIPAEWHQIAVRFRRANGIRDGDQILKLW, from the coding sequence ATGGGTCGATCATCTCGTCGGCTTCCTCCAGGACATTCATTTCATATCACGCTTAGATGCAATAGCCGTCAGTTTCTGATTGCCAAAGGATTGAGAAGGGATGTGCTGCTTGCTGTGCTCACTAAAGCCAAGCAGAAGGTGCCTCATCGCTTATATGCGGTGTGTCTGATGGCTAATCACCTGCATTTGCTTCTGCGTCCTGATGATGCAAATGAATTGCCAAAGCTGATGCATTGGTTTGGCTGGTATTCAGCCATGGCACTAAACCGCCTTTCTGGTCGTTGCGGGCATTTTTGGGAAGCCAGGTATTACGCCACTGCGATTGCTCCAAAAGATCACAGGCGAGTGCTGAATACGTTGCGGTATATCCACGCCAATCCAAAGGCAGCAGGAATCAGAAAAGGGTTTTATGACCCCTATTCCAACTACGGGCATTACGGAAGATTGGCGTGTGATGGCATCAGTGAGTGGCACCCAAGCTTTCTGCAATTGGCATCAAGCCTGAAGGGATGCTCCAAGCGCTATGCACGCTTTTGCCAAAAGTATCGCCATCACGCCAAAGGAGCAGCCAAGTGCCACTGGGGCTCAAGCATGCTGAAGCGATTGGTTGAGACAAGAGGTGGTCGTAGAAGCAAGAGCAAGCGTGTCTCACCAGGGCAACAAAAATTGCCGTTTGCCTTTGATGTGCGGCTCAATCAAATCCCAGCGGAGTGGCATCAAATTGCGGTGAGATTTAGAAGGGCAAATGGCATTCGTGATGGCGATCAAATACTCAAGCTTTGGTGA
- a CDS encoding carbamoyl-phosphate synthase L chain, translating to MLRRLSLGLLASAISVASLPAIAQEDGSADDLGVMSISLKDVVKPTIGFQGALQGAGTPNQAGIGGFLPLSVGDNSVFFADVLANVNFADYGNDSSIINTTVAGTTISTSSRLGYRWLNGDRSWMYGLNAGYDTRPMATGYADTGVPVTNRSTVFFQQAAVNAEAVSDKWAFNAYALIPTGDTEQQLNTVYQGGALDTFGLDAGYNLTPALRASVGYYYQNGDMNEADGSGVLGRLAYSINNGLTLGTNLSYDSAFKSRFSADIKWRFNTNGGPGKETPKSNAAVEALTSTPSNRDVRVHDEDACNADEWQLWNSTREELRRMGCMDQRVNTQMG from the coding sequence ATGCTGCGTCGTCTCTCCCTAGGGCTGTTGGCTTCTGCCATCTCTGTTGCTTCCCTTCCTGCCATTGCTCAAGAAGACGGCAGTGCTGATGACCTTGGTGTGATGAGCATCAGCCTGAAGGATGTCGTCAAACCCACTATTGGTTTTCAAGGCGCACTGCAGGGAGCAGGCACACCGAATCAAGCCGGTATTGGCGGGTTCTTGCCTCTCTCTGTTGGAGACAACAGCGTCTTCTTTGCTGATGTACTGGCGAACGTCAACTTCGCTGATTACGGCAATGACAGCAGCATCATCAACACCACTGTTGCTGGCACCACGATCAGCACCTCATCACGGCTGGGTTATCGCTGGCTCAATGGTGACCGCAGTTGGATGTATGGGCTGAATGCGGGTTATGACACCCGACCAATGGCAACGGGCTATGCCGATACGGGGGTGCCTGTGACCAACCGCAGCACGGTCTTCTTCCAGCAGGCTGCAGTCAATGCAGAAGCAGTAAGCGACAAGTGGGCATTCAATGCTTATGCACTTATCCCGACTGGTGATACCGAGCAACAGCTCAACACCGTCTATCAAGGCGGCGCACTAGATACCTTTGGCTTGGATGCGGGTTACAACCTGACGCCAGCCCTAAGGGCATCTGTTGGTTACTACTACCAAAACGGTGATATGAATGAGGCTGATGGCTCTGGTGTTTTGGGTCGCCTCGCTTATTCCATCAACAACGGACTAACGCTTGGCACCAACCTCTCTTATGACAGTGCATTCAAGTCACGCTTCTCCGCTGACATCAAGTGGCGCTTCAATACCAATGGTGGTCCTGGGAAAGAAACACCGAAATCCAATGCTGCAGTTGAAGCCCTAACATCAACGCCAAGCAATCGGGATGTGCGGGTGCACGACGAAGATGCATGCAACGCAGACGAATGGCAATTATGGAATTCAACGAGGGAAGAGTTAAGGCGAATGGGGTGTATGGATCAGAGAGTGAATACCCAAATGGGGTAA
- a CDS encoding inverse autotransporter beta domain-containing protein: MSISLKDVVKPTFGFQGALQGAGTPNQAGIGGFLPLSVGDNSVWFLDVLANANFADYENNSSLINTTVAGTTISTSSRLGYRWLNSDRSWMYGLNAGYDSRPMATGDADTGVSVTDKSSVFFQQVAVNAEAVSDSWNFNAYALVPVGEKEAQLNSVYQGGSLNTYGLDVGYFITPVVNASVGYYYQNGDLGTADGSGVLGRLAYEMTSGVTAGVNLSYDEAFDTRVSADLEVRFGGARTTAQRKEVQQHPVINALTSTPSNRDVRVHDANAFDFARAIRRRFPKVLCDGKIGLCDDIGV, translated from the coding sequence ATGAGCATCAGCCTCAAGGATGTGGTCAAACCCACCTTTGGTTTTCAAGGAGCACTGCAAGGAGCAGGAACACCGAACCAAGCCGGTATTGGTGGCTTCCTGCCTCTCTCTGTTGGCGACAACAGCGTCTGGTTTCTTGATGTCCTCGCTAACGCTAATTTCGCTGATTACGAAAACAACAGCAGCCTCATCAACACCACTGTTGCTGGCACCACGATCAGCACCTCATCAAGGCTTGGTTATCGCTGGCTGAATAGTGACCGCAGTTGGATGTACGGGCTGAATGCTGGTTATGACAGCCGCCCGATGGCTACAGGTGATGCCGATACAGGGGTATCCGTCACAGATAAGAGCAGCGTCTTCTTCCAGCAGGTGGCTGTGAATGCAGAAGCGGTCTCTGATAGCTGGAATTTCAATGCCTATGCCTTAGTGCCTGTTGGTGAGAAAGAAGCTCAACTCAACAGCGTTTATCAAGGCGGTTCACTCAACACCTATGGGCTTGATGTGGGTTACTTCATCACTCCAGTGGTGAATGCGTCTGTTGGGTATTACTACCAAAATGGTGATCTAGGCACGGCTGATGGTTCTGGCGTACTCGGACGCTTGGCTTATGAAATGACCAGTGGCGTCACAGCAGGGGTCAATCTCTCCTACGACGAAGCATTCGATACAAGAGTTTCAGCTGATCTTGAAGTTCGATTTGGTGGTGCACGTACAACAGCGCAACGCAAAGAAGTTCAACAACACCCTGTGATCAATGCCTTAACATCAACACCAAGCAACAGGGATGTGAGGGTGCACGATGCAAATGCCTTCGATTTTGCGCGAGCTATACGTAGACGATTCCCCAAGGTACTGTGTGATGGCAAAATCGGATTGTGCGACGATATCGGGGTTTGA
- a CDS encoding lipocalin-like domain-containing protein has protein sequence MTFSSVQSTQAITSPSVHGAWQLLSYDVEQQSSGDTFAPMGDQPTGYVIFTPEGRLSFMLSAEGRKPGSNAEERSALLSSMIAYTGIYRLESDRWITEVDVAWNPEWVGTEQTRFFTIDGDMLTVHTPWRVMPNWSEKGLTRSIVRFQLCR, from the coding sequence GTGACCTTCAGTTCGGTTCAGTCCACTCAAGCCATTACTTCCCCCTCCGTTCATGGCGCCTGGCAGCTGTTGAGCTACGACGTCGAGCAACAGTCCAGCGGCGACACATTCGCGCCGATGGGCGATCAGCCCACTGGCTATGTGATCTTCACTCCTGAAGGCCGTCTCTCCTTCATGCTCTCGGCTGAGGGGCGCAAACCGGGTTCTAACGCCGAAGAGCGATCGGCCCTGCTGAGCAGCATGATCGCCTACACCGGCATCTACCGCCTCGAGAGTGACCGCTGGATCACCGAGGTAGATGTGGCCTGGAACCCCGAGTGGGTTGGTACCGAACAAACCCGATTTTTCACGATCGACGGCGACATGCTTACGGTGCACACCCCTTGGAGGGTGATGCCCAACTGGTCCGAAAAAGGGCTGACCCGCAGCATTGTTCGCTTTCAGCTCTGCCGGTGA
- a CDS encoding site-specific integrase has translation MASEPWQLNRKMKKDCFGRARTLSTAELDLLLLALPDNHRVLAHLLRRTAARVSEGLQLKWKYVLENQMLLTAPTTKIAKKTRTVPIHPQLAAELATWKQVSKPNNDPDAWLFPGRNPGEHLTRLGFDHALRKAAIECGFEGISTHSFRRSVLTASSANRVPIRAIQAISGHVDLGILARYIDVSDQGKNHAVMNGA, from the coding sequence ATGGCCTCAGAACCTTGGCAACTAAATAGAAAAATGAAGAAAGATTGCTTCGGTCGAGCACGTACTCTCTCGACTGCTGAGCTTGATCTGCTTCTTCTCGCTTTGCCTGACAACCATCGTGTTTTGGCTCACTTGCTGAGACGCACTGCTGCTCGGGTGTCCGAAGGATTGCAGCTCAAGTGGAAGTATGTCCTAGAAAACCAAATGCTCTTGACCGCTCCAACAACAAAAATTGCCAAGAAGACTCGAACCGTTCCAATTCATCCTCAACTTGCTGCCGAGCTAGCAACTTGGAAGCAGGTATCAAAGCCAAATAATGATCCAGATGCTTGGTTGTTCCCAGGTCGTAATCCTGGTGAGCATTTGACACGTCTTGGTTTCGATCATGCGCTCAGAAAAGCTGCCATTGAATGCGGCTTTGAAGGAATTTCAACGCATTCGTTCAGACGGAGTGTTCTGACTGCTTCGAGTGCAAATAGAGTCCCTATAAGGGCGATTCAAGCAATCTCTGGTCATGTGGATTTAGGGATATTGGCTCGTTACATCGATGTCTCAGATCAGGGGAAGAATCACGCTGTCATGAATGGTGCTTAA
- a CDS encoding bifunctional 3-(3-hydroxy-phenyl)propionate/3-hydroxycinnamic acid hydroxylase: MYDVAIVGYGPVGATLAGLLGKLGLSVVVFEKSTGIYPKPRAVGFDHDAMRLFQRIGITKDLVPYVESFRDEIYIDASGRVIQRLEHIPEPYPLTWSPHYTCDQPYLETVLRDANELMPTINVLLGNDFLDYQQSATSVTIKAKAPDDKFFDYDARYLIGCDGASSPIRHQMDCGVENLNYNEPWIVVDMIVGDEFIDALPQVNVQYCNPNRPCTMICCPGNHRRWEFMVIPGDNLEDALSDDYLWELMAPWLKPGQAEIWRAASYRFHALVAEQWQDSRVFLAGDSAHQTPPFLGQGMCQGLRDAGNLAWKLNSVLSGSATPDLLNTYVQERRPNVVSTTKITIECGLIITELDPDKARQRDDQILAENGGHTKVTLRENLIAPLEDGFIEGTSPLAGTVLPQPLVSNSCKSKVLMDDLMEPCFRIILLADAINQEQIELISLTARAIGVAIVLMRDAHAPVSEGDGFIWEVTESFGVLKSWLQESGCIGVLVRPDHYVYAGIRSAHEIDQSLKSFAGRMELRV; this comes from the coding sequence ATGTATGACGTTGCCATTGTCGGCTATGGTCCAGTTGGTGCCACTTTAGCTGGATTGCTTGGAAAGCTAGGCTTGAGTGTTGTTGTCTTCGAAAAATCTACCGGTATTTATCCTAAGCCAAGGGCTGTGGGGTTTGACCATGATGCCATGCGATTATTTCAGCGCATCGGTATTACCAAGGATTTAGTTCCGTATGTTGAGTCCTTTCGCGATGAAATTTATATTGATGCCAGCGGTCGGGTTATTCAAAGGCTTGAGCACATTCCCGAGCCCTATCCACTGACTTGGAGTCCTCACTACACGTGTGATCAGCCGTATCTCGAGACGGTGCTCAGGGACGCTAATGAGCTAATGCCTACGATCAATGTTCTGCTGGGCAATGATTTTTTAGATTACCAACAGTCCGCAACGAGTGTAACGATTAAAGCAAAGGCTCCCGACGATAAATTTTTTGATTACGATGCGCGCTATTTGATTGGCTGCGATGGCGCATCTAGCCCGATCCGGCATCAAATGGACTGTGGCGTCGAAAATCTCAATTACAATGAGCCGTGGATCGTAGTAGATATGATTGTAGGTGATGAATTTATTGACGCGCTGCCGCAGGTAAATGTGCAATATTGCAATCCAAATAGGCCATGCACCATGATCTGTTGTCCGGGCAATCATCGGCGCTGGGAGTTTATGGTAATCCCAGGTGACAATCTCGAAGATGCTCTCTCTGATGATTATTTATGGGAGTTGATGGCACCTTGGCTCAAGCCGGGTCAAGCCGAAATATGGCGTGCTGCTTCTTATCGCTTTCATGCGCTTGTGGCAGAACAGTGGCAAGATTCGCGCGTGTTTTTGGCAGGTGATAGTGCACATCAAACTCCTCCATTCCTTGGCCAAGGAATGTGCCAGGGATTGAGAGATGCCGGCAATCTCGCTTGGAAACTGAACAGTGTCCTATCAGGTTCAGCCACCCCAGACCTCCTCAATACTTATGTCCAAGAGAGGCGCCCAAATGTAGTGAGCACAACCAAAATTACGATTGAGTGTGGACTTATTATCACTGAGCTTGATCCGGATAAGGCAAGACAGAGAGATGACCAAATTCTCGCGGAGAATGGTGGTCATACAAAGGTAACCTTGCGTGAAAATCTGATTGCACCCTTGGAAGATGGTTTTATCGAAGGGACTTCCCCCCTGGCCGGCACCGTTCTTCCCCAGCCTCTGGTTTCGAACTCTTGCAAAAGCAAAGTTCTTATGGACGATTTGATGGAGCCTTGTTTTCGAATCATTCTCCTGGCAGACGCCATCAATCAAGAGCAAATCGAACTCATTAGTCTTACGGCTAGGGCCATCGGAGTTGCGATTGTCTTAATGCGGGATGCTCATGCCCCAGTTTCTGAGGGAGATGGGTTCATTTGGGAGGTCACTGAGTCCTTTGGAGTCCTAAAGTCTTGGCTTCAGGAATCAGGATGCATTGGTGTCTTGGTGCGTCCTGACCATTACGTATATGCCGGCATTCGTAGCGCCCATGAGATAGATCAATCTCTAAAGTCTTTTGCTGGTCGGATGGAGCTGAGAGTTTAA
- a CDS encoding competence protein CoiA family protein: protein MDYAFSLVKLETMSVEEFLQMNGDDGWLIGKNLIVCSECRANVFLKRGEKRAPHFAHSKFREGNEGCTKRVGKYTPDKVRQIRAKQSKYRVGYFQQRFEDYLYLSLLDTIKESNLFYVSWAAVTADDKTEPFISLEKLDESKYQEKIDHLREISKIITGALIHKGKKNKGARDLGERAKAEELLDFKFDEEMTHADDVIREPIKNRVSTITEIKGQ, encoded by the coding sequence ATGGACTATGCATTTTCTCTCGTAAAGCTCGAAACAATGAGCGTGGAGGAATTCCTGCAGATGAATGGAGATGATGGATGGTTGATCGGCAAAAACTTGATCGTGTGCTCTGAATGCAGGGCTAATGTGTTTTTAAAAAGAGGAGAAAAAAGAGCACCGCATTTTGCTCACTCAAAATTCAGAGAAGGAAACGAAGGATGCACAAAAAGAGTTGGGAAATATACACCAGACAAAGTACGGCAAATACGCGCCAAGCAGTCAAAATATAGAGTTGGGTATTTTCAGCAGAGGTTTGAAGACTATCTATATCTTTCCCTGCTTGACACCATCAAGGAAAGCAATCTATTTTACGTAAGCTGGGCAGCAGTTACCGCAGATGACAAGACCGAGCCATTCATTAGTCTAGAAAAACTGGACGAGTCAAAATACCAGGAAAAAATTGATCACCTTAGGGAAATTTCAAAGATAATTACGGGCGCGCTCATTCACAAGGGCAAGAAAAACAAGGGCGCCAGAGATCTTGGTGAGCGTGCAAAGGCGGAGGAGCTCCTTGACTTTAAATTTGATGAAGAAATGACACACGCTGATGACGTCATACGTGAACCTATTAAGAACCGCGTCTCGACGATTACTGAGATAAAAGGTCAATGA